Below is a window of Solanum stenotomum isolate F172 chromosome 7, ASM1918654v1, whole genome shotgun sequence DNA.
TAGAAACCTCCTTTGCGATTACGATATGCTTGTTGTACCACTTTAGGAACCtccccttctatatatgttccatcaatcgcaccaacacagtcctaccaaataaaaaaatacatcaatattagtttagtgaacataaaataaattggaagcattatagaatgcacttcataaaaataatgtttgtaagagtaataaaaatagtgcttccaagacaatgcaaagtcataaaataaatattatctctttaaacaaagttgataggaaatatgtaactaaatactaataacttacacaaaaaatataaatgtgcacttattagggccataaaataaatttattaatgtgattgaaattttaccttaaaccaaggcaaaaatcgagtattatgtcaaattttggaatgtacaccaatcatattttttggttgtataaatgttggtgccatcttgctaattgcctcggcaactattttaacatgccggttaattgtttcaagtgaatgttgaaaagtttcacaatcgtgaggtgtgagttaaagtgactatatgttggtgagaataataaattttatgtcggtgagaataataaattttaaaaagtaatgatgtgattataaattttatttatatatgaacaaatggttagtagctataaatgtggggttgttttaacaaaatataaactcatggatcaattattgtattaaaagatcccaaatcatgatatggaatcaccatataattccatatcatggtttttggagaatatggtatcacctctcatgatatgaaatcctgagatggaatcagcgtaaaatcgcatgtccaaacgctgattccatctcacgataccatatcgtgatatggtatcgcatggccaaacgcctacttagtaaaattatattgaatatgttgttattatatataaaatcaatacTTATATTATAGTGCTTTTATTTGAGATGGAGGTTCGTCGAAAATAGTTTCTCTACCATTTAAGGTTTGAATTTTGCTCAATAGTTTGTGTTTTATATGGAActgataaaaaaagaaaaaatatataaatacataattaaagatattataatctctaaaattctcTACTATTTAATAAACATTACAAAAATCTACTCTTGTATAGATTGCAATCCTCTCTCTCGCATACATCTCTATTTCCTCTCGGATACATTCCTATCTCTTTTCGGATACATGCATATCTCCCTTCGAATATATCCCTATCCTCTCTCGGATACATTCATGAGCTATGTAATCGCATATTTTCTGATATATTCGagattttataatttgaaaaagattagaattaatatataattagctcttaactttatctttttttaaaaaaaaaaaagaaggtgaaaataaaagaaggaaaacGTCATAGAAGTAGGTGGAATAAAAGGTTTGTGTGAAAATGGCCTTTACTTTTGAGTTGGACACTTGGACTAAAGGTGCATGCATTTGAAAAGTGATTAATTTAAACCTTATTATATAGTTTgaaatatattatgaaattgaTATTATATAGTGTGACGAGCCAAACCACGCCTCAAAGTAtcatcataatttataaattatcaCATTATTGCCTACTTTAATTGCTAGTATAATATTTTTGCCATTAATTAAACAATTGTTCTTTTAACTATTGCTTTATATTCTCTTTTTGAGTTTACTTCGTATTagaaagaataattttatttctaatgGAAAGTCTCCTTGTCCAAGACGACATTTGTtcatcctttttatttttttatttagttttatatgtacttatatataagaaaatatgaaaaaggagaaacataTATGAGTCGAATAAAAAGTCAAAAGCTAACATGGCAAAAACAAAGGTTctccttaattaattatcttttaGTACTGAAAAAAACAAAACGTTTTGTAAACGATAGAATTGGTGTTAAATGGACAAATTGAGCTAAATTTGAACAAGTTAACATAAGTCGAATTAATAAATGACacactcaaaaaaaaattgggttaaaATAGGTTAAATAACGCATCATAAATcataacatatataattaatctaTTCAACTCTTAGGATCCGTTTGGCGCCAAGAATACTTGGGAAAAAATTGAGAAGTGGTGTTTGGTCATATAACTTGGTAAATATATTTGTCAAGTATCCCAAGTttccaaatactagaaaaaactagtatttgggtcAAGCTCtaatatttgagaattttgaaaaattaaaaaattaacccaaacatttatattttataaaaaatatacattatttattaaCTCTAACTAATTTTTGTTACTACCTCCTCTGGaaatgtttaaattttaatttgaatgataaaattgagaaaaaagaataatttgtatttaataaattattattattataactgAATTCGTAACAAGTTTGAGTATGcaattataattttgtttttgtaagtCTTAATTCAAGATGTAAATGAGCAGCCCCTTACATTTTCCTCGTGAGTTGTGCCCCACGAAGGAAGACAAATGGTACACAAATGGCACAATTTAGACGAATATTCTCGTGATTTTGAACTACCAAGTGTTCTCTTCTTGTTTCCCAAGAAATCAAATTATTTCTCcgcccatttttatttttttacgaCATATGTTAAGTTagtattgaataaataaaaatagttagaCAGAATAATATTcgattgaatttaaatttaattcaaaCTTATAACATTATGAATGTTACTCGTAATAATTAGCTTCACACAAAAACAATAAACAAGTATTTATTTCACTTAGCTTGTTAATCAagttgtaattaattaattatatgcaCAACTCACAAGGCAATATCTCAATATCAATTTATATCTAATTTATAGTTATTCATTAATTGTACTATACAATTTCTCCAAACTATCACTAACTTTATATTGTATCCTTcctaaataaaaatagtaacaatttatatagtattaatttaactaagtattaaattttgaattattttattatatatttgaaaagacAAAAACTACCTTACAACTTTTTCTTCATTGGTAATCCACCCCTAGATCTAGAAGTACATAACAACATTTCGACACACTCGAGGGGAGTTTTCTAAAGCACATAGATTTGGAATATACAATTACCCCCActtaattaaaaaggaattaaaCAACATTTTTGGTCCCTCATTTCACCATTTATGCTAATTTTAGTtcatataaaatttgatttaatcATATTTAAACTTTAATTACTTATATAAACATGCACTTTATTAGTTTCTTTTACTTATTATGCGTATTCATAATATTTAGAGTCATTAATCGTTTTACCatttaattacttatatattatattaaacttGAGTGTACTTCATATTTGAGGTTAATAAAATGGAATATACCATATTTCCTACGTATATCAATAACTTGTATCGGATCATAtatcaaatttgtataaattgaacGAATAGGTAGATGTGTTTTAAGTAACATCTTACATGACAGTTTGTGTCCTATAGCTACATGGTGTTCAATTTGTATTATGTCACACAAGATGTTTGCATTTGTTTGTTCAAATTTATATAAACTTAAAAGCTGACTTATGCATACTCTGAgttgaaaaacataaatatcaaTTGAAGTCAAGTTAAACTACGTATTTTTGTATTATACCTAACTAAAGGACCAAAAATGtaatataaatacttttaaaaaaaatgaacactAATCAACATCATATAACGAAATCAACGGTTGTAATTAACCCAATTTTCTCTACATATACGTGCTGCCACTTCTCATCCCATTTgttcattgaaaaaaaaaaccaaacttTTTCTCTTCACTCTTTTCTACTATTTCTCTCTTCATAGATCCAATGGCAACTATCAAATCCATTAAAGCTCGTCAGATCTTTGACAGCCGTGGTAACCCCACCGTTGAGGTCTGTTTTCCTTCAGATCTCtctttttttcagaattttttgatgtttttatgttattttctagatttttcgaTCTGTTTCAAGATTCGAactttttgagttttttatgTTTACCCATTTGCTGATTTTGCTTAAATAATTTGTTGTTGTAATGGGTTTTGTTTGGATTTCTGAATGGAGTTTGTTTTGAGAGTGTTTGGTTTTGTTAGATTGGTTGTTGGTGCAGATTAGTTGTGTTTTATCTgtttcaagattcaatctttttgagtttttttatgTATATCCTTTTACTGATTCTGCTTAAATTGTATGTTGCTGTTATGGGTTTTGTTTGGACTTTTGAATGGAGGTTGCAGATTAGTTGTGTTGTATCTGTTTGTTGCTGCTATAAGTTTTGTGGGATTTGTTTGGATTTTTTAAAAGatcttattttttaagaatgGACTGGTTGTGTTGGATTGGTTGTTGATGCTGATAAGTTTTGTTACATCAATTTGAAGACCAAGGCGGATTCAAGATTTAATTTTTATGGGTTCAGACATGCTAGTTGTTGCAATAGTAGAGATGTTTTTCCTCAGATGTATTGATTTGGTTGTTGTGTATATGTGCAGGTTGATGTACATGTCTCAAATGGTGTATTTGCTAGAGCTGCTGTTCCAAGTGGTGCATCCACCGGTAATGATCTAGCTGTGTTCTTGTATATAGTGACTTTTTTAAACATTGATTGATTAGAATGTGTTGAAAATTGTGTGTGTACATGCGTAATTAGTTCGTTATTTTACTTTTGTAATTGAACTCAGAgtttcttgtttgtttgtttggaAAAACATAGTAACTTTCTTTCAAGTGTGTATTGAATAAACTTCACCCTTTTGATGAGTTTATGTTCTGCTATAGATACTTGTTCTTCActaaaaaaatgcatttttagTATCAGCATGTTACTATTCTAAAACAGAAGTAACTCCCTgtgtttttaatttgtttgtatgGTTTTGACTGGCTGTAGagtttgaagacttttgaaccttgtggtcttaaactaaagatttGTAGAATGTAgcaaaatgtcatttaatcttgtggtttgtggtcttaaacatgttgtggaaagttgaaattaaagtgtTAGCAAAATAAGGGAAGAGACATTTTTTTATACggactaaaaaaaagaaagtgagacaaacaaattgaaatggttAGTATTATATAGAGACTACTCTGTCTTGTTGTAGAATCTATTAGATGGACTGTTGATTTTCTTGTAGCTCATCTGATCCACGGATTTTGCATATATCAGTTTGGGTGGAAATGTGAATCTTTGCTACTTTCTGTTCTGTCTTGAACGCTGTTAACGTTCTTGGCAAATGTGTCCTTTTGTTATTACCCTTTGAATTGAAAGATAATTCATCCTCTTGACTTGTTGTATAATAGGAATTTATGAAGCCCTTGAATTGAGGGATGGAGGATCTGACTACCTTGGAAAGGGTGTTTCAAAGGTTGGCATTTCACTGCAAAGCTTTAGTTTGATGATTATACTGATCATtgttgattaatattttttatgcatgttcttaCCTTGTAGGCTGTTAACAATGTCAACTCAATTATTGGCCCTGCTCTCATCGGCAAGGTTTGTTGTTTTTTCCCcgtgaatatattttttcttaataggttATTTCTTTGTTAAGTTGCTTTTATTGTTCATTTCTGACATACAAGTATTACTATTTTCCAGGACCCAACCGATCAGACTGGTCTTGATAACTTCATGGTTCATGAGTTAGATGGAACTCAAAATGAGTGGGGTTGGTGCAAAGAAAAGGTGTTACTATTTATGCCAAGTATAAAGTTAATTCTTCTATTAAGAGAAGTTCACCTTTCATGAATTTAACTGTATTGGCTTTTCTTCAGCTTGGTGCAAATGCCATTCTTGCTGTGTCACTTGCTGTGTGTAAAGCTGGTGCTGCTGTCAGGAATGTTCCATTGTACAAGGTATAGTGGAGAATCACTTCTTTTTTGAGTATCTAACTTCCCCGAGTAGTTGTCTTTTGTATATTTGGCGGAAAATGTTTACAGGCCCAATTAATATTTTGTGCCTGTGAAGAATGATGTCTCATTTTCACTTGGTCATTTCGTAGGATGATTTATCTTGATTCTTTGAACAGCAGTCAAGAGAGGGATGCATTTCTGTGATTGTGGCAAACATTAAATTGGTTTTCATGGAGTCCATGCACATTCTTTAGATTTATCTACACCCTAAGGCCTAAGCCTTGCATCACTATTGAACTATTGCCAATTGGCAAGGCAGAAACCGCATGAACCTTTAATCTTCCCCATGTTTACTGTTCCCATATATGAATCCCATTCCTCCATCCCCATGCAAAAGAACAATAGGAGATAAAAAATTTCCACCATTTGATTCTCTTCATTACCACAAGGCTACTAGGACAAATTAAGTTTCTACTTGCACTTGGATTAATCAGTGACCATGTGGTTACTTATATAAATTGCCCCCTCTCTTTGCAGCACATTGCTGATTTGGCTGGTAACAAGAAGTTGGTATTACCAGTTCCTGCCTTCAATGTGATTAATGGTGGATCTCATGCCGGAAACAAACTCGCAATGCAGGTATGCCATTGGTTTGCGTCAACTATGCATCTGTGTGCTCTTTACTAGAACGATTCTCATTAGTAGTTATTTTGCAGGAATTTATGATCCTTCCTGTTGGAGCTGCTAATTTCAAGGAGGCCATGAAGATGGGCTGTGAAGTCTATCACCATTTGAAGGTTCGACAGCTTTTATTACCTCTAAATACTGTTTTAGGTGGCTAGTATATATGCTTTTGAATTTAGTTGATCGATTGGTGTCTTTGGCTCCATTCTGGCTTGCAatctaatttgaatttgttcATATTGTTCTTTGTCCTCTTTATCTTGTTGTCTGATAATAGTTATACTTTAATTGCAGGCTGTGATTAAGAAGAAATATGGTCAGGATGCCACAAATGTCGGTGATGAGGGTGGTTTTGCTCCTAATATCCAGGTGAAGTATATTCTTATGCTGCTGTATTACATCCTGTTGAATGTTACCCCAGTGCACTGACATGATTATGGTTTCGAAAAATTCAGGAGAACAAGGAAGGTCTTGAATTGCTCAAGACAGCCATTGAGAAAGCAGGTTACACCGGAAAGGTGAGTATCTCAATTACTTTTTGAGTCGCACAATTCTTTGTTTTCATAGCTGTTATTAGATGATCTGGTGGCTGAGATGATTTTCTGTTTAGGTGGTCATTGGAATGGATGTTGCAGCATCTGAATTTTACGGAAAGGACAAATCTTATGACCTGAACTTCAAAGAAGAGGCAAGTACTGACTATTGCTTCTTTCACACATGCTTTTTCCGAGGTAGTCTCGTGGTCAAACTGTTCATACGTTATTCAGTTTTGCTCATATTTATTCTTCTTTGCAGAGCAATGACGGCTCACAAAAGATATCAGGTGACCAACTCAAGGATTTGTACAAGTCATTTGTGTCCGAGTACCCTATTGTTTCAATTGAAGATCCATTTGACCAAGATGACTGGGAGACCTATGCTAAGCTCACCGCTGAGATTGGGGAGCAAGTACAGATTGTCGGTGATGACCTTCTTGTCACCAACCCTAAGGTAAGATTGAAGCTTTAACAATATTAATTGCTTGCATATCAGAGTTGATGTTGCcattgaaaagaaaaggcaGACGTCAATTTCTCTAGGTGTTAAGGTTTACCATGTATACTTGTTTATAATGGTGTGCAGAGGGTCGCCAAGGCAATTGCAGAGAAGACTTGCAATGCTCTTCTTCTCAAGGTATCATCCTATCCAGCTTATAGGTCGTATATTTCCGCCATGATAATGAGAGTTTCCTCTTTGAGATGTTATTAAATCATTTCTCTCTCGATATGTGTCAGGTTAACCAAATCGGCAGTGTGACCGAGAGTATTGAAGCTGTGAAGATGTCTAAGAAGGCAGGTTGGGGTGTAATGACCAGTCACCGCAGGTAAAGAACAAATGATCCTCCACGATATCACTTCacagaaaatataataaatttcaaGTAGTCATGTTCTGATTATCTCATAAAACTAATTGGTGCAGTGGAGAAACAGAAGATACCTTCATTGCTGATCTTGCTGTCGGTTTGTCAACGGTAAATTTTGTTACTAAGCATTCTAGATTATGATGATCTACAGATTTTAGTCATACTAAACGAGTATTCTCTCGGAAATAATCAGGGACAAATCAAGACTGGAGCTCCTTGCAGGTCAGAGCGTCTCGCCAAGTACAACCAGGTAATTTTATCCTTCAAAAATACAGCCGTTGAACTCTTTTATCTTTGTAACGAAAAAAATGATGTTCTCTTTCTCAAGTACTTGCATTCCCAGCATACTTCTGAATTTTCGTTCATCCTATGCAGCTCTTGAGGATCGAAGAGGAACTCGGATCAGAGGCTGTTTATGCAGGAGCAAGCTTCCGCAAGCCCGTTGAGCCCTACTAAATTTCAGCAGTTAAAAGTGTTgagattgttgagttcttgttCTGCCAAAATAAATCCCTCTTAGATTGGTCATTTTAGGATATAGTATATGATGACCTTCGTGAAATAACAAGCAGACTCGaaacaatttttgttttgtgaGGTTTTATTAGTATTTTGAATTCTGAAAAAGAAGAGAGTTCTTTTTTTAGGCTTGGTGACTGTAAAACTTTGATATGCAAGTTTGCACTATgttctaattaaatattttgatggTTTTGCTTTTTCTCAGATCTCAATCTTCTCTTTGCTATATACATGAGCTGTGCTCTTTCTGGAGAAACTATTTATTGCATTTATTAGAAAGGActtcaacaaaaataactatAGTTAATAGTACTCCtttcatattatatttcattccttttttaaaatagttggAACCacaatatatatcattttataaaatttatgcataaattatcatattttgtcCATTATATCATTgatagattaattaattaatcttgaaaatgtatttacttTGACTAACCTAGGAAATCTACAAGTAATTAATTTCATTGGGAGAGTacttcattcattaattaactactttctttattcactacttattttataaaatctGACTTTGgaaaaacaatatcaacaaaccaatatttgtatttgactcTTCCAATAATATATCATCTTCTGTTGCAGTTTGCAGCCCTTCAAATGGTACTGTTAAAATGAATTAcgtataaaaatataaataaaacaattaaattacGAACCAAAATcttaaacaaaacaacaaaccaatatttgtatttgaatctTCTCAATATGCGCCTCGgtgtttaaataaaaaaacaaatgatttGTCGAACTATAACTAAAATTCATTTATCGTTTAATTTCATTATCAATTTGAAGTAAtggaatttgaatattttgtgaTGTTGTCATATTTGCtttaagaatttatatatatatataaacattttaaacaaaatatataggaaaattgaggtgggaaaaaaattgattttttaaattttttggatcaattggtgaaaaagtttggctccaaaaataaacactaaaatttaaatagtcatccaaatgcatttatatttttgaaatctaacttattcatcatttattacaaagttatcTTAAGCAAATACTAAATAAGggcataagggtaaaattaccttatttcttaatgcaagtacAAATGAAAAAGGTGATATATAATATGCGACGGAGGAAGTAATACAATTAAACTAAGTAGAGGAAATAGGGTAAAACTTCTATACAATTTTGTGAGCTATCAACTACGAAGAACAGTAGGACCAAGTACAAAAAAAGTACACAAAAGTTTATTGGAAAGTAATACAAAAACCAACGTACAACTAGCATCACATCTCTTTctatctattttaaaaaaaaatcaactttaatcATTGATATGAGCAAAAGTACAACTTTGAGTTTGGCATCCCAAATTTTGACATGATTAAGGGATAATTGTTCTACTAAGTATCACCGAAAAAAGGGGGTGTCCAGATTAGCTCAAAAGCTAACTGAACACGGCATACAATTTAGGGGGGCTCGTAAATAATGTTGGCAGGGCTCATTGGCTTAGTTCTAAAGGTTGAGAAATCTCATCTATCCATATTGCAAAGACCTCTAACTTGCTTAGGAAGGGCCGAAAAAGAGTTGAAGAGATAAAACCCTTCAATGCCATGACTCAAGGTGGCGAGCTTGTCGGCAGGTTTATTAGCCTCCCTAAAGCAATGGTTAATATGATAACCATGCTCTTCGATTAATTATCAATCAATTGCTTTCGAAATCATTGACGGGTTATCATGGAATAGATAAGATTTCTCTGTTATATTCATGTTCGAATTATGGAAATACAAAGAGTTTTGATAGATTATGCTTTCCCATTCAATCGGCGTTACATAGAGCGAATTCGAAAGAAATATGAACAAAGaggaaattaaaaaacaaaataaaaataaaaaatgaaaaaataaaatgctgGCTATGGGGTTCGAACTCATGCGCACTTATGTGCAGAAGATCTTAAGTCTTCCCCCTTAACCTCTCGGGCAAACCAGCTCAATGTTTAATTTAACCAGaaacaaattttatattgattttgttTATGAATGTGGTATAAATTAATatactaaataaattattacttttaaattCCCACTTGAAATAGATCACGATTTCATTTTATACTACTCTTAGAGAATACTTTATCGTGCTAGGTCACTTTTAAGTCTTATAACATGCAAAACTTTCAGACACATGCGGCAAAGAAGAAAATCTTTGCAACTAAACGATATAAGAATACGAGTATAGAAGAAagaacagaaaaataaaaaatcaaggaGCATAACATTTTTTGTAAGAATATGGGAATATAGTCAGGGTTGACTCTATGCTTAAAAAATAAGGCATATGCTTTAGGCTCCAATTTTGGAgctttcaaaattttatcaagaataaattatatgttaatattatttatgtactTATTATGATGAACATATCTACAAATActaattattgttatatatttaaatattataaatttaattatatgtacacaaatatttataataataaaaaaggataaACTTAAACCCATTCAAAAGCAATTTGGGAAGACATTTTAATTAACCGACTTAAATATACTTTAATTAGGAATATATAAATCCTATTCTTGTTAGGATCGGATTATACAAACTAATCCTACTTTTATTAGTATTaggattttaagaaaataaaaactatatataacTTACATGTTTTCTCAAAAGTTACTAAAATACTCACAAGTCTTTTCcctctattatttttttattaaaaagttttTAGGTTAATTCATCAATGGAGGTTTTTGGTTTTTGCAAAAGGATTAAGGATATGTTGAtgaataatagtaataataagaagaaaattataagTGCTAAGAAGTTGCAAAAAAAATGCAAGAACGCATTTTTCATTGTGTACGTAAGCGAAAACAAGGTGAAATATGAGGttccaagaaaatatttgtCTTCTACTTTTTTCAAGCGATTCATTGATGATTTTCAAGAAGATATTGAAATTCGAGACATGAAGAAATTGGAATTTTTGGTGAAGGGTTGCACTGTCTTTGAGTTTGAATATGTTCTTCAATTTAGCAAGATTCAACTCAACCCTTGGTGAAGGGTTGCACTATTGTAATtgtattattaaaattttattcttcaaataaattctaaattattaattgttacatattcaataaaaaaaaattacaattcaaaatttgaatcaaaattaCTGATCGAACTCGTAATTAATATGCTAACGAGAGAAGGAGAGAACACAACTAAAATATAGAGAACGTGCTAGTATTATATTCAATATTCTAGATCATAAGAATTTGATTTGTTGgatcataaattcataaaaacgaACAAATTGTTAGCCGTATTGTCTTCTTTTgtatcaaatattatttgatttgattttgtattatTTGGTTTCAGTTTAGGTTtttgattttggaaaaaatcTAACCCAATtcgaattaaaataaatttagtttggtttttctttttctgatttGATCTTTTTTCAGTTTGATTATTCGGagatatatatatcaataattaataacacaaTCAAAGCTATATTCGcaagttgaaaaaaatatataatactaggagaaatagtaatattaaatcccttaaatatactttttaatataaatcacaagtaaaacttaaaacacaaaaactaaaagtatatCAATAGatgttcaaacataaaatataaactaaatcataataaaagGCAATAACTAAAAGGAGACTAAAGTGGTTATAACTTATAACTCCAACTTTAATTCTAAacctaaaaattatatatttaattaaataaaaaaatatggaaaaaaaaaaaccacaaatCCTACTTTAATTAAATAATCCTATTTTTATTAGGTTTATAAATCCTACTTTCTGTTGGATTaggattttaattaaaaataactactccctccattcacttttatttgtcatgttacgtttttcgaaagtcaatttgactaatttttaaaattaaattatattaaattaattcaacattttaaacaaaaaattagatattcaaaaactctacgaaaagtactataaattgcaactTTTTGCATATccatatgatttttaaaaataatacattgtaaaatgttagtcaaagtttttatcATTCGACTCTAAAGAAGgaaattatgacaattaaaagtgagcGAAGATAGTACTGTATAATACCTTATGTCCATTCCAAAGTTTCAACAGATACTCgtaaagttattttttcttcgtttgtttttcactaaaaattttAAGGTTAATTCATCGATGGATATTTTTGGTTTTTGCAAGAAGGTTAAGGAGATGTTGAtgaataagaaaaagaagaaaattataagcatcaagaaattgaaaaaaaaaaatgcaagaaCGCATTTTTTATTGTGTACATAGGCAAAGACAAGGTGAAACACGAATTCCCAAAAGAATATTTAGCTTCTTCTGTATTCATACAACTCATCGACGAATTTCAGGAAGATACTGAAGTTCGAGAAATGAATAgtaatttggaaatttttgttAGTAGTTGTCCTCTTTCTGGATTAGAATACATTCTTCGAATTATTCATCTTTGCCCTTGGGTTTTACTTAAGTAATTTtagattttataaaatcatgACTCAAAGTAGCAATAATCCAATTACTTATAACATATAACAAGATACCAACAGGCAATAACATTCTCTGATTCAATCCAAAACTCTCATTGAAAAACATAACAAGTCTTAAACATCAAAATAGATGATTGACCTAGAGATAGATGATAGTTCACCATAGCATTAGATGTAACTCATCTTTCCTTTACATCAGATGAACCAACCGAAACGGGgaaaaaaacaactaaaaagCTCTCTTCTGATCATAGTTGAAAACCAAACAAAGACCAAATGTCTCCGTGTCTATTTACTTTCCAGCACTGTGTTTAGCTTTCGAGTGAGAGTCGAGAGCACCTTCAGAACCAAAACTCCTGCAAGGAACCAATACATGAATACACCAGACATCCAAATGTGCCTACTTATAACAAATCAAAAACTACTTTTGTTGTTATATAATCTATGTACCTGTTGCACGGCTTGCAGTGATGAGATCCAGCTGATTTTGGAGTCTTACTAGCCTGTTTTGAAGGGTGCGGTGTTGCTACATGGCCACCACCTTTTTTGCCATCTAAATCAACCACAAAAGGGAGCAATTACAAAAAGATTATACTCCTATAAACTGAATTTTACTAGTTATG
It encodes the following:
- the LOC125870470 gene encoding enolase codes for the protein MATIKSIKARQIFDSRGNPTVEVDVHVSNGVFARAAVPSGASTGIYEALELRDGGSDYLGKGVSKAVNNVNSIIGPALIGKDPTDQTGLDNFMVHELDGTQNEWGWCKEKLGANAILAVSLAVCKAGAAVRNVPLYKHIADLAGNKKLVLPVPAFNVINGGSHAGNKLAMQEFMILPVGAANFKEAMKMGCEVYHHLKAVIKKKYGQDATNVGDEGGFAPNIQENKEGLELLKTAIEKAGYTGKVVIGMDVAASEFYGKDKSYDLNFKEESNDGSQKISGDQLKDLYKSFVSEYPIVSIEDPFDQDDWETYAKLTAEIGEQVQIVGDDLLVTNPKRVAKAIAEKTCNALLLKVNQIGSVTESIEAVKMSKKAGWGVMTSHRSGETEDTFIADLAVGLSTGQIKTGAPCRSERLAKYNQLLRIEEELGSEAVYAGASFRKPVEPY